One genomic window of Cricetulus griseus strain 17A/GY chromosome 3, alternate assembly CriGri-PICRH-1.0, whole genome shotgun sequence includes the following:
- the Snrpa1 gene encoding U2 small nuclear ribonucleoprotein A' isoform X2 encodes MVKLTAELIEQAAQYTNAVRDRELDLRGYKIPVIENLGATLDQFDAIDFSDNEIRKLDGFPLLRRLKTLLVNNNRICRIGEGLDQALPCLTELILTNNSLVELGDLDPLASLKSLTYLSILRNPVTNKKHYRLYVIYKVPQVRVLDFQKVKLKERQEAEKMFKGKRGAQLAKDIARRSKTFNPGAGLPTDKKKGGPSAGDVEAIKNAIANASTLAEVERLKGLLQSGQIPGRERRSGPSDDGEEELEEDTVTNGS; translated from the exons ATGGTGAAGCTGACGGCGGAGCTGATCGAGCAGGCGGCGCAGTACACCAATGCTGTGCGGGACCGCGAGCTGGATCTTCGCG GATATAAAATCCCTGTCATTGAAAATTTAGGTGCTACCTTAGACCAGTTTGATGCTATTGatttttctgataatgagatcaGGAAACTGGATGGTTTTCCTTTATTGAGAAGACTGAAAACATTATTAGTGAACAACAACAGAATTTG cCGTATAGGAGAAGGACTTGATCAGGCTCTTCCCTGTCTGACAGAGCTCATCCTCACCAACAACAGTCTAGTGGAACTG GGTGATCTGGATCCTTTGGCATCTCTCAAATCACTAACATATCTAAG CATCCTAAGAAATCCTGTAACAAATAAGAAGCATTACCGACTTTATGTGATCTACAAAGTTCCACAAGTCAGAGTTCTGGACTTCCAAAAAGTGAAACTCAAA GAgcgtcaggaagcagagaaaatgttCAAGGGCAAACGGGGTGCACAGCTTGCAAAGGATATTGCCAGGAGAAGCAAAAC TTTTAATCCAGGTGCTGGTTTGCCAACTGACAAAAAGAAAGGTGGGCCATCTGCAGGGGATGTAGAAGCAATCAAG AATGCTATAGCAAACGCATCAACGCTGGCTGAGGTTGAGAGGCTGAAGGGCTTGCTGCAGTCCGGCCAGATACCTGGCAGAGAGCGCAGATCAG GGCCAAGTGATGATGGTGAAGAAGAGCTGGAAGAAGACACAGTCACAAATGGGTCCTGA